TATTCCTGGATCCCCAATGGTTCTTGCTTGGGGGACTAGGATAGTCAAATAATCAGGGATCCCCTCAATCCTCACAATGACTATGAAGGTCTGAAAAGGCCTTTATTACTTGCATAGTACCAGTTCTTTAGTGATAATAAGGTTCCATTTCTAGCTTATATTCAACATTATTAAACTGTAACTGTCCCTCAACTTCCCTTGTGGTGGTTCCAGGATTTTTCTGTTTATCCTTCTATGTTTTGTTGCTGCTTATTGTTTGCATCTACTTCAGTTTATAGCACGGGCCTTCTTTTGTTTTACCGTTTCTTTCCTTATCTTCATCTGTTGAATGAGGTCTCTGAGAACTATAGTGTAGAGGTAGCAAGTGAAGGTGACATCAACATGTGcttcttttaatactttttACAGGGATCTCCCTTTTAGTCTATTTGTTGATTTCATGTAGGTCCAACATGCTGATGACAAAGTTAAAGATTTGCTGTTGCGGATACAAAATGACGAGGTATATAGTTTTGTAGTCAGTGGTCATCTTATTCCCCAGCCCTTCACTTTCTACTCACCTTTCATCTTTTCTAATAGCTCCTCCCACACAGGAAATTAGTGATGGTTTTGTCGCTAGTTGACTATTATATTAATCAATTTGTTTTTAACAAAGCAAGGCTTTGCAGACTGTCAATCAGGAGGATATTGATGCTCTAAAGCGAAGAAAACTAATAATTCAACAGTAAGTATCTATTCTTCAATATCCTTTCTACAGCACTTGAAGTTTGCAAGATGTAATCTTACAATTACCCTTATACGTGGTCAAATACTGGTTCTTAAATATGTTTCTTACTGCTGCTCTTTATAGGGTTTGGAAAGGAAATTCCGTAAGAAAAGGTCCTGAATATGccccaaaaaggaaaagagcaGCTACTGATCTCACTCGGGAAAATTTACAGAGGTAGCTTTCTGACTCATTTGGAATGAGTAGATAATCCTTGAAATTTACTTCTAGAAAATGGAGTTGTTTTCCTTGATGATGGATGATTTTTAGTTGCTGCTCAAGTTAAAAAAACTGTTTGCCTCTTAATTTGGactgaaatatatttccatttCTTGTTTCTTTCAGAACAAGTGTAAATACAAGAGGATTTTCCTCATAAAAAGATAGCTAGGTCATTCAGTTATGCGCTCAGCTCTGATTACATTATTGGAAAAACTAATATTTTGGAATGTTACACAGTCTGACCAAAAGCTTTTGGATGTTCCTGAATAGGGAATTGTATCAATATTTAAGGCAGTTTGAGCATATTGTTTAGTTTGTAATTTTGACAAAGGTCATCATGTCGCATAATGCACGTAATACAATGAATTGCCAAGCTATATAGAATCAAAAGTGCAAACTCCAGAAAAATGTCCTCGAGTTTGAACTATAAATTTGGTAAATGCTGCATAATTTACTCAAACGCCAAAAATTCAGGAGTTTGACATTGTCCTTGAGTTTGAGAACTCCCTACGTGTAGATCTCCAGGAAAGTGTCCCTTTTTAGCTTATTCTTCAGCTTTGAACTCTAGACATATGCTTGAGAGTTTCGACTATCCTGGAGTTTCACATGTAGGGGTTTCAAACTCCTAGATATTGTGCTGGAGTTTCACATTAGGAGTTTGGAACTCCAAGACGCTGTGCTTGAGTTTTTTCTTGTTTTAGCTTAGAGTATTTTACTTCCACATAAAGAGAAAGTAGTTTCTACTAGTTTTCAAATGTGGTCTATTTTTTCAATTACTAGTCAAAAAAGTGGTCATCACttgttattttttcattttaaaaaacaaaacaaattcATGGGCAGGATGGTTTTGGAGTTTGTAATATTTATTCATACAAATTCATGTGTTTGAATAATTAATCTAAGGAGGGCTCCACTAATTCCACGATGACGAAGCATTTAGTTTATTATCTAATTAACATATGTTGCTTGTTCCTTACTTCCTTTGAAGGGGTGACTGGAAAGAATTGGAATTTAAAGAGTACAACTTCAGTGCTAAAGGTCAGCCAGTTGAAGGTGGCCATCTTCATCCATTGCTCAAGGCATGtttttgttccctttttcatTATTGATTGTTGCTGTGCCCTTATATTGATTTTATTCTGTTAGCTAACTGAGGCCATGCCTTCCCTCACGTGTTGTTGAAATCTTACCATCCTGTTGTAGGTTAGGCGGCAGGTACAAacaatttttcttaatatggGGTATGACTAATTGACCTTTTCTCATGTCTATATATGGAGGCTGTATAAATGCATGCATATGTGTGTAGATGAATATgtctatatatatagagagagagatattTGGAAATTCTCTGTAGTGGACTGTAAGTGCAAACTTCCATTTGAATTGTGCAGGTTTGAGGAGATGCCAACAAATAATTATGTCGAAAGCAGGTAAGCCATTATTTATTGTTAGTCTTTTCCCTGATCATAAATATAAGTGAGCAAGTCATAATTGATGGAACATCCAGGATTCCCAAAGAAAAAAGTTGTTAGGCTATATGAAATAACTTAACTAGGAAAATGACACATCTCCTTATCTTTTTACTTTTATCCGAACAGTTGGAGCGGACATTTTCTTTGTGTTGAGAATGTAATTAAACAATAAAAGTATACTCTCTTAACAActtaagcttttagatgagatggtcacacacttcaacatggtatcagagcaggcaGTGATCTTGAGATCGAATCTCACTGCCACCCATATCATAAAAGAATTTCCATGTGCTTGGCTCATGAAAAAAAATCAGGCCCACACATGATAGGGTGTGTTgtgaatataattaaataataaaagtgTGTTTTCTCTAACAGCTTAAGCTTTTAGATGAAATGGTAACACACTTCAACACTTTGCATGGCTCTTAGTTAAGAGGTTGATATGTAAATATCTTGAATCAAATCCTACTTTATCCTCCATTAGAGATGCATGTTTTGGCTGTTGTCATTTTACTTGCTAATGTTTCTACTTCCTAGTTCTTAACAGTCTCAAAGTACTTCTGCTGTAAAGCAAATTACTAAATGCTATTTTTTCATGTTGAACATTCATGAGCTTCTGATGGTAAACAATTAAATTTATTGAAGATGGATGGTAAAATATAGCTATTGAACATTCATGAGCTTTCAAGCTCAAATTGATGGTAAACCATAAATTTCACTTGCCAACTTTACTATTTAGAAGTCTTCTCTGGTGTATAGTTAGTGGTGATTGGCGCAATGTCATGTTCTCTTAGTAAAAATTGCGAGGATTAGTATTTGTGTTAATCCTTGTCAAAGAAGTATACGTCAATGTGCCTGGTCATAATTTGCAGTTTTTGGAACTTCGATGCACTTTTCCAGCCCCAACAGCACCCTGCCCGTGATTCGCATGATACATTCTTTTTGAAAGGTTAGTTTGACTTCACATTTTATCTGCCTCATCTGAGTTTCTTCTAATGGATTATTTGTTTGATATTGTAGTGCCTTCCTCGACAAAAATACTGCCAGAAGATTATGTTGAGCgggtaaaaaaaattcatgaatttGGTGGTTACCAATCTAGGGGGTATGGTTCAATATTGCCAATCCTTAATTCAATGCCACTCACACTTGTCAAAGTTTTGACATTCCTAGACTCAGTATTTAACTGTCCTTCTTGCTTAGATATGGGTATGATTGGAAAAGAGAGGAAGCGAACAAGAATCTTTTGCGGACACACACTACTGCTGTTTCGTCAAGAATGTTGTATGCATTAGCTCAGGTTAAAATGGCTCACCATATCCAGAATCAtagtttcatatatatatatattacttcatGCATTTTAAACCTGTAATACACATTTATTGCAGAAGCCATTCGCCCCCAAGAAATACTATTCTATTGATCGTGTTTTCAGAAATGAGGCAGTTGATCGAACACATCTTGCTGAATTTCATCAGATAGAAGGTTGTTATACAGTTATACAAATTCTGTGTCATTCATGTTTTCCTGTtccttgatatatttttttcttctcttgttCTTCGATGGTACCGAACCTTTAAGCTCAAATAGACACTGTGCCTGCAAAACTGATTAATTGTCCCAAGTCCCAACTACTGATTGAATTCTTCATAGTAGAATTATATAATGAGCGTTGCTTGGTTTCTGTTTTAGGTTGGAAAGTAGGGAAGAGTATTTCTATTGCTTATTGTGACAGCACATTATCAAAGAGCCATTCCTCTTTGACATATTGCAATTAGGGTGCAGTTTGGTTCAGAGACTAATTATACAAGGATCGTTACGTGAATAATAATGTAGGAATTGTTATGTGGTGAATAATAATTACATGGATTGTTATGTAAAGATTGTCTACTTTGAGGGCTTGTCTTTAGACATGCTTATTCCATTTTTTCATGCATAAATTTTCGCATGAGTTGTGTTAGCAAATTATAGTTTGATACAGACTAACACTGTATTAGTCATCCATAGTTTTATACTGAAAGGCAGATGACTTTTCTGATACTATTTATTTTGTACTGTGGATGAGTACAACGCCTGTATCTGGCTTTAGATTATATTTGCTTCCTAGCTCATAGGTGATAGGTACTACATGGCCAGAATAAAATTTAGGGctgcacttttttttttatagttgtgAATTTACTTTTTTCTATGTTGCGTCTATGATTAGGCAGCTACTGGAACTGTTTTTACCAGCTAAAAGATCTTTTCAAATAGCAATTCATCaccttttgttatgttttagaTTTCCTATTTGGGTGTATCATATATGACTTACCGAGTGACTGCTACAGTGTGGAATACCTCTATAATTTTGTAATAGTGGTCATGTGAAAAGCAGAAGACCAATTTATTTGGCATCCACCTTCACTCCTTTCCCCTTTAACTTAGCTGGTAGTCTGCTAACCTTTCTTGGCATgcttagaataatattttttgcttaCATGCCGAACgcaagaaaataagtaagaaacaCACTTATTTTTCCAGAAAACATCTTCGTTCATGCTGAACACACCCTTAGTCTGCATACTTCTGAAACATATTTCTGCATCTGTGTAAATACTATACAGTTATAGGTCATCTCAAGCTATCTTCTCATATTCAAACATAATAATTGTCTTAAACTCTGTGTTAGGTAGTTGTTTAAGTATCTTCTTCTTTATCtgcatttcatttttattaaacAGTTTAATGAACATATTGTCACGGTTTCTTATTCCAGGCTTAATATGCGATCGTGGACTTACTCTTGGTGACTTGATTGGTGTCCTTCATGACTTCTTTTCTCGTCTAGGTGACCAACCAACACTACACTATATTCTTGTTTATGTTCAATTATTGGTACTACAATATCTGCTCAAGTCTTGGTTTCATAGAAAAGATAAAGCTTGCAGTGATATCATGTCCAACTCAATTTACATGAGCTTTTAATTTTGAGAGGGCTAATTACTGGTtgacttttctttttctaattacAGGAATGTCCAAGCTTCGGTTCAAACCTGCTTATAATCCTTATACTGAGCCCAGCATGGAAATTTTCAGGTTGTAGTAGTATATTTGACGTGAATGAACAATTGTTCAACTCAGCATTAATTTCATATCCTTTTGTTTTGTCAGCTACCATGAAGGCTTTAAGAAATGGGTGGAAGTTGGAAATTCTGGTATGTTTAGGCCTGAAATGCTGCTTCCTATGGGTCTGCCAGAAGATGTTCGGGTTATTGCCTGGGGTCTTTCCCTTGAGAGGTATACGAACTGTTAGCAGCAACATGTtcttattttcaaattaaaattaacttCCTGTACTTATGTTATTGGGTGGTATTGATAGAACTGAGTTGTTCTTATGTTTGAACTTATTAGTTATTAACCTGTAAGGAGAACTGATAACCATAGTAAAGCCACACTTCTGTGCAGTGTTTTCTTCAGCCATACTATCTGAAAGCATGCTGTAGCAAGAAAGAGTGCAAAGTTTAATGTGTACATGTGATAATTGAATGTTCAAGGTTTGAAACCCTGGATCATTTGCATGTTTTTTTAGTTTGAGGCATAACGGGAGTAGGTCCCTAGAGAAAAAGGTATCAGTTTGTTTTTAGTGGTACTCAAAATTGTTTACTGCTGAAAAGTTGAAAGCCTCATTGGGTTGGTAGTTTATGTGACGTGAGTCGCTGATTGTGGTTGAGTAATCATGAGAGAGGGTAGATATGGTCTCTTTGTTGGTTTAGATGAAATTTTCTGCTTGCACGGTGGGTTGATCTGTTGACAAGGATGTATCACGTATCTATAATTCGAAATACCTGGGTGGTGGTGTAAAACCTACTTTTTTCCGTTTATATGGGTCAATAAAATTATGTTCACATTGTTTCATAGAAGTTTATTTTACTTGTCTTCGTGCACCAGGCCCACCATGATTCTCTACGGAATTGACAACATCAGAGATCTTTTTGGTCCCAAGGTATGCTTGGCACTTTGTTAATTAACTGTGGTACGGTTTCTCAACGATGCCAATGTTTGACcttgttcttttttctttttgcaggTGGATCTAGGTCTCATTAAAAGAAATCCAATATGCCGGCTTGGACTTTAGTAATACAGCTTTCTTGACTTGTGGATCCATTCTATCACATGTGTCAGACACTGTTGATggttgagaagagatttttctGCTGGGCAATCAAGTTGAGATCATTTCTTTACGCAATGGGAAATCTCATTTGATCGTAGATGTTTTTATTGATACAAATGTGAAGATTAAACATCAGATGGGTGGGAGCtgtattcaaattttgatgttattataaCTGGATTTGTGCTCATTTAGTCCCTTCACAATAATTATTTTGGATATCTAATGAAGGTTTATATGTGGAGTTGTTCATCCTAGGTCACGACTTTAATCAGATTCTCTGGTGGGAGATATATCTCAGATGGTTACTCACTATGAGTAGTTCTCTCAAAAAGTTAACTTTGTTTTACAATCAAAAAGGCACTTAACTATTGATTTTTCACCTACAAAATCATAcaatcaatttaaataattttttattaaattttgttgacattaaatttttaatttaagttatttttttagaaacaaAAAGGAACTCATTTTAACTATTTTGTTCATATGCCCTACTAGAATGAGTCATATATGCAACCCATTTGTCCCCCCCCTCTATTTAATTTCAACttcttaaatttataatatgaaGACATAATTTGCTACTCTTCAACTTTTCTCAGAGAATTTAGAAACATTGGAATCTTCATTATTGTCTCAATAATTGTTCAAAGGTTGACATAGACGAATTACCAAATTAAAACTAATTTCCTTATAAGATAAATTATTAAGTGAAATATCATCGATAATTGAATGACTTTCTAAGAACTCGTAAGTGACAATCTGAGCGACTTTAGTTGGTCAGCAAAGAGCTCGtaataatagaagaaaatgaACTGTAAAGATCTCGTACGTTGTTTTTAGACTTCTttatgtttaaaaataaagatttcTTATAAAACAAAAtctaaaaactaaaaatgaaattgtaaaGATTACACGATCAATTTACACTGAGCGCTTACCAAATAACAAGTATATGTTTGCTTGCTTTGATACAATAATTTTGGTAATGGCTCACTCGTCTCACCTGCTACTGACTATAAGATGTATGAAAGACAATCTGGTTTGCTTCCAAAGAAGGAGGGGAGTAATAATTTAGGGGATATGGACATTGGGCACAAGTTCGAGTGAAACATCATCCTActgaaataattgaattgtcacGCTTTTAATCCTTTAGGAAGTTCAGAAGGAaccaaaaaacaaataaatacaacacAGGAATATAAGCTCACACCATCAACCCAAATTCAGCTTCGGCTGTAAGTTTACCAGTACAACAAATATATCAGTAATATATACCGCCCACAGCTAACACTCAATTCACCTTGAGCAGGTTTATGCATCCAGCCAACCAGAAGTATCAGTATCTTGATCGTCTCCTACTGCAACAATATCAGCTCATCTAAGTCATCATTCATCTAACACATCAAAACCAAATAAACAGACGATTGAAACTCACCGAGGTGAACGAGAGCGTGAACTAGAGTGAGAACGCGAAGGTGAATGTGAGTGAGAGCGAGTGCGGGACCGTGAGCCAGACCTTGAACGTAAACGATATCTACGAGAACTCCTTTCTCTGCTGGGACTCCGGCTACGTCGATGCCTTCATCAATTGTACATAATTCAGTATCAACCAGTGAAAGATAAAAAAGATTAGTATATAACAAATAATGGTTTGTGGGGGAGCACAAGATGATCTCTTGCCTAATAGAGGCAAGGGTGACAGTGGAACTTCAGAATATTCCTCTAAAGACGTTTTCTGTTAGTTGGCAATGTTAGAAGCTTCTTCGGTGCTAGAAACTGGGGTACAAAAGCCTAGAAAATATCCTCCAACTGTTGATATGCCTGGTTTGGAAAGAGGAGCCAAACGCTTCTGAAGGATTGGAGAAGTCTTTTGACTAGGGTGTCAACTGGGTGGGGGGTTCAAATGGATTGAGAATTTGAACTGATCTACCTGACACACATCCATATTTTAGCTTGGGACAAAGTGGGTTAGTTCAATGTAGAATAGCAAAGGGTCATAACTCAATTCGTCCAATTCAAATCATAAATGGGATACTACATACATACCCATGCATCAACAGGAACTAAAGAACAATGCGCGCTTGTTGTAAGGAACAGAAGTGAACCAACAACTGAAGGATTCCTTAGTATTTCAAGGGCGGATTAATGAATGACTGTCTTAGCTCTACCGACTGAGGCCCCGCCAAAGTTCGCTTTGCTTTGAGCCTTTAGGTAATCTTGTTTTCAGTTAACCCTCCTTGCCAAATTATTTGAAAAGTCAATATGATCTCAACCAATTTTAATTCATCTATTCTTTAGTTACTCCCCCACCAAGCCACCGAATCTACAATGGGTTGGCGAGTTAGAAAATTGCACAAGTTCCCTATGTCAATAGACGGATAAACTTTCTAGACAGGAACAACTGCCTCTAGCTCCACCAGCATGCCTCTTGTAGACAGGCATCACTCAATTTCTAATCAAGAAATTCAGAAATCCCTTTACATCAAGGATATACAAGGAGACAGGGTAAAGGAACATTAGATCATCAACTGCGGCAAGACAATTACTTCTGACAAGACAAATTCAACTCCCCTCTACATCAAgtacaaaataacaaaaaggaTGAGTATTAGTACCTTCGAGGGGAACGACTGTAACTTCTACTACGGCTTCGGCAACGATACCGACTTACTCGGCTTGTCTCTGCTAGCTTTTCAAGCCTCTGTTTCTCTTGTTCTCTTTTCTTGGCAGTTTCAATAGCTGTATCTTTCTTGACTGCAAAAGACATCATTTAAGTAAAATGTACAACCTATTGTATGCAACCATGCATACAGCAATATGACCCACATAatcatataaaaagaagagagacGAGAtcttttcatcaaaaaaatgAAGAGATGTGAGGTCCTCGTTCTTGTTATACTCCTGCATGCAGCATATTATAGAAGACAAACAGTTTACTCTTGAGATGCACGTGAAGTAATGTATACTTTGTTTGTTCAATTGTTTGCTCATAATCCGCTTAAGTCTCTCCTGAGGTGTTTCCTTCTTTTCACCCTGCTGTTTAGAGAGGCTTGAACTAGTAGTTGTCTTGTTTAACTTTGATAGTGCAGAGGACGCACTGCCAAGATCAAAAAAAAAGGACAAATTAGTATCTGACTTGTCTTTTTAAGGAGACTCATACCCAAGAACAAACAGATATGTGGGGGAGGGAAAGAACAAACAGTCAAAAAAACAGAAAGTGGAAGGGTGTTGGAAGATGCACCTTGTTGGTGTTTTCAACATTTGGCCACTCTTATCCTTATCAATAGATACCCCAGATGCAGGATCTACATGGAGGGCCTCAAGAATACGACCAGTTGATGGCCTGCAGAAAAGTGAGATTTTAAACAAGAAATGTTTCATGTAATCATGCAAACTGAACAGCATCAAGTAAGTTCAACTCAGGGAAAATGAACTTCGGAATGGGACTTGCTCCCTCTTCCCCTTGACAGTTATTCGAACAGGTGTAAATGGTGATATATTCTAAACCACATTAAGTTCCTCAGCTAACAAATGGATGAAAAGCTGCAGCAGAGAAAAGACTGTCCAATCTAGCTTTGCAAGAATTAAAGGTCAAGTGCTCCGACCGGTTCAATGGATCAGTTCGAGACGGAGGAGATGGTGGTGGAGAATATCCTTCAATTTTAGGCTCGTTCTCAGCATTTGCGCCACCAAATTCAGTAATATATTCTATCTTCGGAGTTCTCTCTTTGCCTTGGTAAATATCATCAGATTTTCCTCCACGTTCGTAGCACCTTGAATGGGGAGGCGAGTATGAGAGAGACCTTGACCTGGATCTGTGCAGATGGAAAAAATGATTAAACAAACATTAGACAGACAACTGGCCATTTAAAAGTGAATACACAAAATACAAAAAGATAACAAACCTTCTGGAGCGTGAATAAGCTTCATATGTCGGACTTCGTCGAGATTCACTGCATAAAGAAATAGACAAAACAGAGTAAGAGAACAAGTCATACAACTGTGATTTTAACCTGATTTAAAGAATACAAGAGTAAGTGTGATCAATGCAAAAGAACTAGAGTACCGATAGGGATCATGATGGAGAACTCTACTCCCGGTAATACGGGCTGCTTCTCTTTCCCTCTCCCTTTCTAATTGAGAAGCCTTTCTTCTCTCTTTGCGACTCAGCTTCCTCTGCAAAGGAATGATTAGTATGAGAGTGGACCAACAATTTAGCAACGATTAAGTCTGGATTTTAGCCAACTTACTATTGCAGGATCTCCCTTGATAACTTCTCTTTGCCTCCTTTCTTCCTCCTTGGCCTTTTTGTCCATGTAGACAAGCCATCCATACCTTTTCACTCCATAATCTTTGGCAATTGACTCCATCACTTCATCGTTGCTATCATCACTATTAAAATCTTCATCATCCTCATCCTCCTCATCATCATCGCCATCTTCTTCACCATCTGAAAAGCGAGCCTCGTCTTTCCCCTCTCCGTCATATGAGAAACCCACTTGTGAATAGGACCCCTTGCGCACTGAAGACTGAGAAAGTTGAGGTCTGCAATACCGACAATTTTAGAGAGCAACAACTGCCTAGCAAACTAGACTATTTAATGTAACATCCCGGTTGAGAAGTGTTATATCACAGAACACCAAGGAAACCCACAAACAAATAACAAGTTTTAATTAATTGCAACACACTCACAGTTGAAGCCATTCAAGACACTAAATATTACCAGTACAACTCTGTACTAACTAATCATCTCTATAGTGAACATTTAATTAAACATCAAAATGATAATACCCATCTACAGAAGTATATTTTTGCCTTCACATTATAAAGCTGATAGaaagtgaaaagaaaaaaaataacagtTGCGAGAGATaataaaaaccataaattataataaaggAAATGTCACACAcgaaaatgataaatattagaCATCTGGGTTGTAGAATCTAAAATGAgctaaataattttatttaagatGGGGAACCCCGTAAACTACAAAAAAAGTACAGAACCTACATCAAGATATAGTTCTCTACAAAAGGAACTCAAACTTCTATACAAATAGGAATCTCATGGGTGCACCAAAACAAGACACATGGGGCTATTTTCCAATAGTACAAAATCACAGTCAACCCCTTCAAGCACTCTCCTATTTTTATCATTCCATATTAGAATAGGGGGCTAATGGAGCAACATCCCATCGCCCCATCCCCTCAGTGTTCTCTTCCTCTTTCTAAAGGCCAAACTGTGCAACACTTCCTTCAAAAAAGAGTGATTATgaactaaatatatattatgtatctaaaaataaaaaattatatattacgtATAGTTACTACATTGTAGACCATAACTTTAAGCAAACAAAAGTTCAACGAACTTCATCACTTCCCACAAAATCTGTAAAGCAATGACCCACAAGTTTGAATCAAATAATTGAACATAACCAGATTTCACTTTGGGCCAACGCCATGAAGAatgtttttcattttaaaaaagtctcacattttcttcttccttctcttttttatttgatCTTCGACTCTTCGCAGAGTAGGGGGAGTGGACAAATGGCAACTAAAAGGCAAAAGACCTAAAGTGAAAAATAAGGACAGAAAACAGAAACCTGTCAGAGCCAAGAAGTACAGTGGTCTTAGCCTCCATCTCCTGATTAACATGTTGCATACCCTCTTCATCTTTAACTGTCAATACATAGTGTTAACTCGGGCAGAGAATGGTGTCCCCAACAAATATGCAGAATTGTTTCTAACAAGAAAGAGATATTCTATAATGAATAGCAAAATGTAAGTATAGTCAAAAAACCAAAAAAGTACCGACATCCTCTACGCCGATGCTTAATTAAATCCCGATAACGCTGAAAATTAACAAACTCTTCTAGTTCATCCTCTTCCTCTGTTCTTTCTGGGGCCCGACGATGTCGGGAACTAGCATCACGAATAAAATCAAGAAGAGCAAGACCATCAAATCTGTAGGTTGATAGTCAAAACGTCAATTATATGAAGAGCCAAATCTCCTATGACAATCAGTATTCTATCATAGTAAGAGTTGTGAAATAGTGACCTGTCAATCAAAATGTCCTGTTTTCCATTCCAAGGTATCCTGATACATATACAAAGA
The sequence above is a segment of the Solanum dulcamara chromosome 11, daSolDulc1.2, whole genome shotgun sequence genome. Coding sequences within it:
- the LOC129872907 gene encoding phenylalanine--tRNA ligase alpha subunit, cytoplasmic isoform X1, with protein sequence MADEAEDAILTYLKNNDEISNSANFAENFGFSHDEIVNVIRRLHGFRFVDAQDIRRERWVLTEEGKTYAAVGSPEFQLFSAVPPEGIAREELQKKLDPAVYKIGCQQAIKNKWVEMEKTHVSRKVQHADDKVKDLLLRIQNDEALQTVNQEDIDALKRRKLIIQQVWKGNSVRKGPEYAPKRKRAATDLTRENLQRGDWKELEFKEYNFSAKGQPVEGGHLHPLLKVRRQVQTIFLNMGFEEMPTNNYVESSFWNFDALFQPQQHPARDSHDTFFLKVPSSTKILPEDYVERVKKIHEFGGYQSRGYGYDWKREEANKNLLRTHTTAVSSRMLYALAQKPFAPKKYYSIDRVFRNEAVDRTHLAEFHQIEGLICDRGLTLGDLIGVLHDFFSRLGMSKLRFKPAYNPYTEPSMEIFSYHEGFKKWVEVGNSGMFRPEMLLPMGLPEDVRVIAWGLSLERPTMILYGIDNIRDLFGPKVDLGLIKRNPICRLGL
- the LOC129872907 gene encoding phenylalanine--tRNA ligase alpha subunit, cytoplasmic isoform X2 — translated: MADEAEDAILTYLKNNDEISNSANFAENFGFSHDEIVNVIRRLHGFRFVDAQDIRRERWVLTEEGKTYAAVGSPEFQLFSAVPPEGIAREELQKKLDPAVYKIGCQQAIKNKWVEMEKTHVSRKVQHADDKVKDLLLRIQNDETVNQEDIDALKRRKLIIQQVWKGNSVRKGPEYAPKRKRAATDLTRENLQRGDWKELEFKEYNFSAKGQPVEGGHLHPLLKVRRQVQTIFLNMGFEEMPTNNYVESSFWNFDALFQPQQHPARDSHDTFFLKVPSSTKILPEDYVERVKKIHEFGGYQSRGYGYDWKREEANKNLLRTHTTAVSSRMLYALAQKPFAPKKYYSIDRVFRNEAVDRTHLAEFHQIEGLICDRGLTLGDLIGVLHDFFSRLGMSKLRFKPAYNPYTEPSMEIFSYHEGFKKWVEVGNSGMFRPEMLLPMGLPEDVRVIAWGLSLERPTMILYGIDNIRDLFGPKVDLGLIKRNPICRLGL
- the LOC129872908 gene encoding uncharacterized protein LOC129872908 isoform X2, whose protein sequence is MWHEARRSEKKVHDMMDAARKRAQRRAIYLAKRRGDPQQSIQAIGSRCRIYRDDALYQATKDQQGMIPWNGKQDILIDRFDGLALLDFIRDASSRHRRAPERTEEEDELEEFVNFQRYRDLIKHRRRGFKDEEGMQHVNQEMEAKTTVLLGSDRPQLSQSSVRKGSYSQVGFSYDGEGKDEARFSDGEEDGDDDEEDEDDEDFNSDDSNDEVMESIAKDYGVKRYGWLVYMDKKAKEEERRQREVIKGDPAIRKLSRKERRKASQLEREREREAARITGSRVLHHDPYRESRRSPTYEAYSRSRRSRSRSLSYSPPHSRCYERGGKSDDIYQGKERTPKIEYITEFGGANAENEPKIEGYSPPPSPPSRTDPLNRPSTGRILEALHVDPASGVSIDKDKSGQMLKTPTSASSALSKLNKTTTSSSLSKQQGEKKETPQERLKRIMSKQLNKQIKKDTAIETAKKREQEKQRLEKLAETSRVSRYRCRSRSRSYSRSPRRHRRSRSPSRERSSRRYRLRSRSGSRSRTRSHSHSPSRSHSSSRSRSPRRRSRY
- the LOC129872908 gene encoding uncharacterized protein LOC129872908 isoform X1 codes for the protein MWHEARRSEKKVHDMMDAARKRAQRRAIYLAKRRGDPQQSIQAIGSRCRIYRDDALYQATKDQQGMIPWNGKQDILIDRFDGLALLDFIRDASSRHRRAPERTEEEDELEEFVNFQRYRDLIKHRRRGFKDEEGMQHVNQEMEAKTTVLLGSDRPQLSQSSVRKGSYSQVGFSYDGEGKDEARFSDGEEDGDDDEEDEDDEDFNSDDSNDEVMESIAKDYGVKRYGWLVYMDKKAKEEERRQREVIKGDPAIRKLSRKERRKASQLEREREREAARITGSRVLHHDPYRESRRSPTYEAYSRSRRSRSRSLSYSPPHSRCYERGGKSDDIYQGKERTPKIEYITEFGGANAENEPKIEGYSPPPSPPSRTDPLNRPSTGRILEALHVDPASGVSIDKDKSGQMLKTPTSASSALSKLNKTTTSSSLSKQQGEKKETPQERLKRIMSKQLNKQIKKDTAIETAKKREQEKQRLEKLAETSRVSRYRCRSRSRSYSRSPRRHRRSRSPSRERSSRRYRLRSRSGSRSRTRSHSHSPSRSHSSSRSRSPRRRRSRY